The following are encoded together in the Carbonactinospora thermoautotrophica genome:
- a CDS encoding NAD-dependent epimerase/dehydratase family protein, with product MSSQGSVVRSGRIPRGRPVVAVTGAASGVGRALTQRLAACEQVRKVVAVDERRGDVRGVTWRVLDVRDPILADRLSGVDVVVHLATDTSVETPPQARTSLNVRGTQTVLTAAAAAGVRRVVLCTSAMVYGALPDNPVPLDEDAPLRADPEGPLLSDLLEMERLAARAPRSHPGLTVTVVRPATLVGPDVDSVLTRHFEAPRLLVIKDSRPRWQFCHVDDLVSALECAALGLVEGVVTVGCDGWLEQEQVEEISGIRRLELPSSLAFGTAERLHRLGLTPAPASELQFVTHPWVVPSARLRAAGWQPRYTNEEVLALLVEQTRGRHAVASRRLGRKDAAATLGAAGATVALVGTAALVRRARRKRRTGG from the coding sequence GTGAGTTCCCAAGGCTCGGTGGTTCGCTCAGGGCGCATTCCGCGCGGGCGCCCGGTCGTCGCGGTGACTGGCGCCGCGTCCGGGGTCGGGCGCGCCTTGACGCAGCGGCTGGCAGCGTGCGAGCAGGTGCGCAAGGTGGTCGCCGTCGACGAGCGGCGCGGCGACGTGCGCGGTGTGACGTGGCGGGTCCTGGACGTGCGGGACCCGATCCTCGCCGACCGGCTCTCCGGCGTGGACGTGGTCGTGCACCTGGCGACCGACACTTCGGTCGAGACACCGCCGCAGGCCCGTACCTCGCTCAACGTGCGCGGCACCCAGACGGTGCTGACCGCGGCGGCCGCGGCGGGCGTGCGTCGGGTCGTGCTGTGCACGAGCGCGATGGTGTACGGCGCGTTGCCGGACAACCCGGTGCCGCTGGACGAGGACGCCCCGCTGCGCGCCGACCCTGAGGGGCCGCTGCTGTCGGACCTGCTGGAGATGGAGCGGCTCGCCGCCCGCGCTCCCCGATCGCACCCGGGTCTCACCGTCACCGTCGTGCGGCCCGCGACGCTGGTCGGGCCGGACGTGGACAGCGTGCTGACCCGGCACTTCGAGGCGCCCCGGCTGCTGGTGATCAAAGACAGCCGTCCGCGCTGGCAGTTCTGTCACGTGGACGACCTGGTGTCCGCGCTGGAGTGCGCGGCGCTGGGCTTGGTCGAAGGCGTGGTCACGGTGGGCTGCGACGGCTGGCTGGAACAGGAGCAGGTGGAGGAGATCTCCGGCATCCGGCGCCTGGAGCTGCCCAGTTCGCTCGCGTTCGGCACCGCCGAGCGGCTGCACCGTCTCGGGCTCACCCCGGCTCCCGCCAGCGAACTGCAGTTCGTCACGCATCCGTGGGTGGTGCCGTCGGCGCGGCTGCGGGCGGCTGGCTGGCAGCCCCGGTACACCAACGAGGAGGTGCTGGCGCTGCTGGTCGAGCAGACCCGGGGCCGGCACGCGGTGGCCTCCCGGCGGCTGGGCCGCAAGGACGCCGCCGCGACGCTCGGCGCGGCGGGTGCCACGGTGGCCCTCGTCGGCACCGCCGCGCTGGTCCGCCGCGCCCGGCGCAAGCGCCGTACCGGCGGGTAA
- a CDS encoding M48 metallopeptidase family protein: MQPGGGRNAHPAVEVRRSARRRRTVSAYRDGDRVIVLIPARMSRAEEARWVKVMLERLAAQEKRRRPSDAALLRRARELSARYLDGRAQPASVRWVGNQFSRWGSCTPADRSIRLSRRLYGMPQYVIDYVLLHELAHLLVPGHGPKFWALLAKYPRTERARGYLDGVAAAQGLEWSDETDQ; this comes from the coding sequence ATCCAGCCAGGGGGCGGCCGCAACGCGCATCCAGCCGTCGAGGTGCGCCGCAGCGCCCGGCGGCGCCGCACCGTGTCGGCCTACCGGGACGGGGACCGCGTCATCGTGCTGATCCCGGCGCGGATGAGCCGGGCGGAGGAGGCCCGCTGGGTCAAGGTCATGCTCGAGCGCCTTGCCGCGCAGGAGAAGCGTCGGCGCCCGAGCGACGCCGCCTTGCTGCGCCGGGCGCGGGAGCTGTCCGCCCGCTACCTGGACGGGCGTGCCCAGCCGGCGAGCGTGCGGTGGGTCGGCAACCAGTTCTCCCGCTGGGGCTCGTGCACCCCGGCCGACCGGTCCATCCGCCTGTCTCGGCGGCTGTACGGCATGCCCCAGTACGTGATCGACTACGTGCTGCTGCACGAGCTCGCCCACCTGCTCGTGCCCGGGCACGGCCCGAAGTTCTGGGCGTTGCTCGCCAAGTACCCGCGCACCGAGCGCGCCCGCGGCTACCTCGACGGGGTGGCCGCCGCGCAGGGGCTGGAGTGGTCCGACGAGACCGACCAATAA
- a CDS encoding YceI family protein: MALTGGVHELGSRHGRLLVKTRRAGLGAKMGHDLTIEATRWEGSATVDPDDPANSSVTVTVDADSLEVREGTGGVKPLTDSDRADIQRITREKILHTGRYPEIAFRSTRVAGTEQSFTIEGDLTIMGVTRPVTVRAAVSDDGRIHGTTTVVQSRWGIKPYSAFLGALRLSDDVTVEFAVALPPG, translated from the coding sequence ATGGCCCTCACCGGCGGTGTCCACGAGCTGGGATCGCGACACGGCCGGCTCCTGGTCAAGACACGCCGCGCCGGCCTGGGCGCGAAGATGGGTCACGACCTCACCATCGAGGCCACCCGGTGGGAGGGCAGCGCCACGGTGGACCCCGATGACCCGGCGAACTCCTCGGTGACCGTGACCGTCGACGCCGACTCGTTGGAGGTCCGGGAGGGGACCGGGGGTGTGAAGCCGCTCACCGACTCCGACCGGGCGGACATCCAGCGGATCACCCGTGAGAAGATCCTTCATACCGGCCGGTACCCGGAGATCGCCTTCCGGTCGACGCGGGTCGCCGGAACGGAACAGTCGTTCACGATCGAGGGCGACCTCACCATCATGGGCGTGACCCGTCCGGTCACGGTGCGCGCGGCCGTGTCCGACGACGGGCGGATACACGGCACGACGACGGTCGTCCAGAGCCGGTGGGGGATCAAGCCTTACTCGGCGTTCCTCGGCGCGCTCAGGCTCAGCGACGACGTCACGGTCGAGTTCGCCGTGGCGCTCCCACCCGGTTGA
- a CDS encoding molybdenum cofactor biosynthesis protein MoaE — MEDVIRLLAVREQPLSVDEVIAAVRDAHAGGTVVFLGTVRDHDSGRQVTRLDYTAHPTAEDELRRVAEKIAAEHPVRALAAMHRVGELEVGDIAVVLAVACPHRAEAFTACRQFIDELKHTVPLWKRQCFTDGEEEWVGICC; from the coding sequence ATGGAGGATGTGATCCGGCTGCTTGCGGTACGGGAGCAGCCGCTGTCCGTGGACGAGGTCATCGCGGCGGTCCGGGACGCCCACGCAGGCGGCACGGTGGTCTTCCTCGGTACGGTGCGTGACCACGACAGCGGGCGGCAGGTGACTCGCCTCGACTACACCGCGCACCCCACGGCCGAGGACGAACTGCGCCGAGTAGCGGAGAAGATCGCGGCCGAGCACCCGGTACGGGCGCTCGCGGCCATGCACCGGGTGGGTGAGCTGGAGGTGGGCGACATCGCGGTGGTTCTCGCCGTCGCCTGCCCCCACCGGGCCGAGGCGTTCACCGCCTGCCGGCAGTTCATCGACGAGCTCAAGCACACGGTGCCGCTTTGGAAGCGCCAATGCTTCACGGACGGCGAGGAGGAATGGGTAGGTATCTGTTGTTGA
- a CDS encoding Lrp/AsnC family transcriptional regulator codes for MPNNAPHELDTVDWAILRTLAFDGRIPNSALAEAVGVAPSTCLARVRSLRERGVIRGFHADIDLAALGLPLQALIAVRLHSHNREEVDAFRTRALGLPGVLSVFHVAGVDDYLLHVAAASPDALRDFVLDYLTGHPVVQHAQTSLIFEHVRGSAPFQPPAGG; via the coding sequence GTGCCGAATAACGCACCGCACGAGTTGGACACCGTCGACTGGGCGATCCTGCGCACCCTGGCGTTCGACGGCCGCATCCCCAACAGCGCGCTTGCCGAGGCCGTGGGCGTGGCACCGTCGACGTGCCTGGCACGCGTCCGATCCCTGCGGGAGCGCGGGGTGATTCGCGGCTTTCACGCCGACATCGACCTGGCCGCCCTCGGGCTGCCGTTGCAGGCGCTCATCGCGGTACGGCTGCACTCCCACAACCGGGAGGAGGTGGACGCCTTCCGGACGAGGGCGCTCGGGCTACCCGGCGTGCTGTCGGTGTTCCACGTGGCCGGCGTCGACGACTACCTGCTGCACGTGGCCGCGGCCAGCCCGGACGCACTGCGGGACTTCGTGCTCGACTACCTGACCGGGCACCCGGTCGTCCAGCACGCGCAGACCAGTCTGATCTTCGAACACGTCCGGGGATCCGCCCCGTTCCAGCCGCCAGCCGGCGGCTGA
- a CDS encoding fatty acid desaturase, with protein MSDGRAVATSGVSPVLSEAEAQAVRRGVPDPGIPLPRVAVPTVALFVASLAVWVLATWLAATHASPWLTIPLHALVTFTMFTVLHEATHHAAGRLTWVNELLGRLSLPFVACYGSFGMVRYIHIEHHRNTNEDIRTDPDAWTSHGPAFQLPLRWLTIDFWYAAFWLSRIRRRPRREVVETLVLVAGSAAGLVVAIASGHLWELAVLYLVPQRIGLFVLAWWFDWLPHHDLPYTAKQDRFRSTRVRVGLEWLLTPMMLYQNYHLVHHLHPAIPFYRYITAWQRNQDVYLAHEVPIATAWGRELTASEYRAWRRLTSSFYAEDAVEPAAAARRGRFHRLTVSDVRRLTPDAVSISFDIPRHLREEYRFKPGQHLTLRAEIDGREVRRTYSICTAATSDLVRIAVKRVPGGVFSTHLCERVGVGDVLEVMPPAGRFTLVPAEGNAKHYVGIAAGSGITPVISMLSTALLVEDGSRFTLLYGNRTAESIMFRDELEMLVRQFEGRLRVVHFLSGDEARHTPSTGFEEVVPGRIDPEKLTSLLRGRLAPDKVDDWFLCGPQDLVDQTRELLLAHGVAAEKVHVELFHTVSRTRAIGRTSAITATIDGRRASVTSEGTESVLEAVLRSGADAPYACMGGACGTCRAKVLRGTVDMELNYALSEAEVHAGYVLTCQSRPTSERLDVDYDA; from the coding sequence GTGTCCGACGGCAGGGCCGTGGCGACGTCCGGAGTCTCCCCGGTGCTCAGCGAGGCGGAAGCGCAGGCAGTGCGCCGCGGCGTGCCCGATCCCGGGATCCCCCTACCCAGGGTCGCGGTGCCCACGGTCGCGCTGTTCGTCGCTTCCCTGGCGGTGTGGGTGCTCGCCACGTGGCTGGCGGCCACGCACGCCTCACCGTGGCTGACCATCCCGTTGCACGCGCTGGTCACCTTCACGATGTTCACCGTGCTGCACGAGGCCACGCACCATGCTGCCGGCCGCCTGACGTGGGTCAACGAGTTGCTCGGGCGGCTGTCGCTGCCGTTCGTGGCTTGCTACGGGAGCTTCGGGATGGTCCGGTACATCCACATCGAGCACCATCGCAACACCAACGAGGACATCCGAACCGACCCGGACGCGTGGACGAGCCACGGGCCAGCGTTCCAGTTGCCCCTCCGGTGGCTCACCATCGACTTCTGGTACGCCGCGTTCTGGCTGTCCCGGATCCGCCGCCGGCCACGACGCGAGGTGGTGGAGACGCTGGTCCTGGTCGCGGGGAGCGCAGCCGGGCTGGTGGTCGCGATCGCATCAGGTCACCTGTGGGAACTCGCGGTGCTCTACCTCGTGCCGCAGCGGATCGGACTCTTCGTACTGGCGTGGTGGTTCGACTGGCTGCCGCATCACGACCTGCCGTACACCGCGAAGCAGGACCGGTTCCGCTCCACCCGCGTGCGGGTCGGCCTGGAATGGCTGCTGACACCGATGATGCTGTACCAGAACTACCACCTGGTGCACCACCTGCACCCGGCCATCCCCTTCTACCGCTACATCACGGCGTGGCAGCGCAACCAGGACGTCTACCTCGCCCACGAGGTGCCCATCGCGACCGCCTGGGGCCGTGAGCTGACCGCCTCGGAGTACCGCGCGTGGCGCCGGCTGACCTCGTCCTTCTACGCCGAGGACGCCGTTGAGCCAGCCGCCGCGGCGCGGCGCGGCCGGTTCCACCGGCTGACGGTGTCCGACGTCCGGCGGCTGACCCCGGACGCCGTCTCGATCAGCTTCGACATACCGCGGCACCTGCGCGAGGAGTACCGCTTCAAGCCCGGCCAGCACCTGACGCTGCGTGCCGAGATCGACGGCCGCGAGGTCCGACGCACGTACTCGATCTGCACCGCGGCGACCTCCGACCTGGTGCGGATCGCGGTCAAGCGCGTCCCGGGCGGGGTGTTCTCCACTCACCTCTGCGAGCGGGTCGGCGTGGGTGACGTGCTCGAGGTCATGCCGCCGGCCGGCCGGTTCACCCTGGTCCCGGCCGAGGGGAACGCCAAGCACTACGTGGGCATCGCGGCGGGCAGCGGCATCACACCCGTCATCTCCATGCTCAGCACCGCGCTGCTGGTGGAGGACGGCAGCCGCTTCACCCTGCTCTACGGCAACCGCACCGCGGAGTCGATCATGTTCCGGGACGAGCTGGAGATGCTCGTCCGGCAGTTCGAAGGACGGCTGCGCGTCGTGCACTTCCTCTCCGGCGACGAGGCCCGCCACACGCCGTCGACCGGTTTCGAGGAGGTGGTGCCGGGCCGCATCGACCCGGAGAAGCTGACCTCGCTGCTGCGCGGCCGGCTCGCCCCGGACAAGGTCGACGACTGGTTCCTGTGCGGCCCCCAAGACCTGGTGGACCAGACCAGGGAGTTGCTCCTCGCGCACGGGGTCGCAGCCGAAAAGGTGCACGTCGAGCTGTTCCACACGGTGAGCCGGACTCGCGCCATCGGGCGAACCAGCGCCATCACGGCCACGATCGACGGTCGCCGCGCCAGCGTGACCTCCGAAGGCACCGAGTCCGTGCTGGAAGCCGTGCTGCGTTCGGGCGCGGATGCGCCGTACGCGTGCATGGGCGGCGCCTGCGGCACATGCCGGGCCAAGGTGCTCCGCGGCACGGTGGACATGGAACTCAACTACGCGCTGAGCGAGGCCGAGGTCCACGCGGGGTACGTGCTCACCTGCCAGTCCCGGCCCACCAGTGAGCGCCTCGACGTCGACTACGACGCCTGA
- a CDS encoding ThiF family adenylyltransferase, whose translation MRPTLKPGLRRFWRDQSTFQIGLDPDRAVLVTGADAGAWKFVSALDGTRDRDAVLAMARRHGIRKAHAAALLDELTAKGLLDDATTDSSVLQRLSLDERDRLRPDLAAISLQSGRPDAGLGVLQQRRSAVVEVHGCGRVGASVARLLAAAGVGCVVPRDDALVRPDDLAPAGHGSRDRGATRERALARALQAEFPTVSTRLPRGKRLPDLVILAPADTLEAADRDVFLRQGVPHLYARVRETRGLVGPLVLPGRSSCQRCHDHHMTDRDPGWPYLVAELVSPAKRSVDACDVVLATMVAAHTALQALAFLQGEIPSSVDSMWEITLPDGVMYQRTWGPHPRCGCVWPAARVSGEAALAADAA comes from the coding sequence ATGCGGCCCACCCTCAAGCCTGGACTGCGCCGTTTCTGGCGCGACCAGAGCACGTTCCAGATCGGTCTGGACCCCGACCGCGCCGTCCTGGTCACGGGCGCCGACGCGGGAGCCTGGAAGTTCGTCTCCGCACTGGACGGTACCCGGGACCGGGACGCCGTCCTGGCGATGGCGCGCCGACACGGCATCCGCAAGGCGCACGCGGCGGCGTTGCTCGACGAGCTGACCGCCAAGGGCCTGCTCGATGACGCGACCACCGACAGCTCCGTCCTGCAGCGGCTGTCCCTGGACGAACGGGACCGGCTCCGGCCCGACCTGGCGGCGATCTCGCTCCAGTCCGGCCGGCCGGACGCGGGTCTGGGCGTGCTGCAGCAGCGCCGCTCGGCCGTCGTGGAGGTGCACGGCTGCGGCCGGGTCGGGGCGTCCGTCGCCCGGCTGCTCGCCGCGGCGGGCGTCGGCTGCGTGGTGCCCCGGGACGACGCGCTGGTCCGGCCGGACGACCTCGCGCCTGCCGGGCACGGCTCCCGTGACCGTGGAGCCACCCGCGAGCGTGCCCTGGCCCGGGCGCTCCAAGCTGAGTTTCCGACCGTGTCGACCCGCCTCCCCCGCGGCAAGCGCCTGCCGGACCTGGTGATCCTGGCCCCCGCTGACACCCTCGAAGCCGCCGATCGGGACGTGTTCCTACGCCAGGGTGTCCCCCATCTGTACGCCCGGGTACGCGAGACCCGTGGCCTCGTCGGTCCGCTTGTTCTCCCTGGACGCAGCTCGTGCCAGCGCTGTCACGACCATCACATGACGGATCGGGATCCGGGCTGGCCGTACCTGGTGGCAGAGCTGGTCTCCCCTGCCAAGCGGTCCGTGGACGCCTGCGACGTCGTGCTCGCGACCATGGTGGCCGCGCACACCGCGCTCCAGGCCCTCGCGTTCCTCCAGGGCGAGATTCCCTCGTCGGTCGACAGCATGTGGGAGATCACGTTGCCGGACGGCGTGATGTACCAGCGAACCTGGGGCCCGCATCCTCGCTGCGGCTGCGTATGGCCTGCCGCCCGCGTCAGCGGAGAAGCCGCGTTGGCGGCAGATGCGGCGTGA
- a CDS encoding zinc-dependent metalloprotease, with protein sequence MNKDDDRPDEGNDESRQERERSGQPPEGQPGGQGSSGGPGSSGAQGAGGLFGVGDFNPFADPRNPFLALFGQLDPQDLGATFQQLGQMLSGQAGGPVNWELAKHIARTALASRTDRFPTQQESVEVAEAVRLAELWLDEVTTLPAGTTDAVAWTRGEWIEATLPVWRQLVEPVASRVADAMEEVVPDEVRQMAGPLLSVMRNLGGSLFGAQLGQALATLAGEVVSSTEIGLPLGPPGKAALLPANIEEFSAGLGIPADQVLLFLALREAAHHRLFAHVPWLRAHLLGAVEGYARGIRVDRTRLDEMMGQFDLHNPEALQEALLSGMFEPRQTPEQAAALARLETALALVEGWVDATVEATAGKRLPAAAALRETIRRRRASGGPAEQTFAALVGLELRPRRLRDAARLWHLLTERHGIEGRDAVWGHPDLLPTAEDLDDPESFVDRSQLDLSGLLGDAEAGDNPPPKEPPADEREPDR encoded by the coding sequence GTGAACAAGGACGACGACCGCCCCGACGAGGGCAACGACGAGAGCCGGCAGGAGCGGGAGCGCTCCGGTCAACCGCCCGAGGGCCAGCCGGGCGGCCAGGGTTCCTCCGGCGGCCCGGGATCGTCCGGCGCACAGGGCGCCGGCGGTCTGTTCGGGGTCGGGGACTTCAACCCGTTCGCGGACCCGCGCAACCCGTTCCTGGCCTTGTTCGGCCAACTGGACCCCCAGGATCTGGGCGCGACGTTCCAACAGCTCGGACAGATGCTGTCCGGCCAGGCCGGCGGTCCGGTGAACTGGGAGCTGGCCAAACACATCGCCCGCACCGCCCTGGCCAGCCGGACCGACCGCTTCCCCACACAGCAGGAGAGCGTCGAGGTGGCGGAGGCAGTACGGCTGGCTGAGCTGTGGCTGGACGAGGTCACCACCTTGCCGGCCGGCACGACCGACGCGGTCGCCTGGACCCGCGGCGAGTGGATCGAGGCGACCCTGCCGGTCTGGCGCCAGCTCGTCGAGCCGGTCGCCAGCCGCGTAGCCGACGCCATGGAGGAGGTCGTGCCCGACGAGGTACGCCAGATGGCCGGCCCGTTGCTCAGCGTGATGCGCAACCTCGGCGGCTCGCTGTTCGGCGCCCAGCTGGGGCAGGCGCTCGCGACGCTGGCCGGGGAAGTGGTGTCGTCCACCGAAATCGGCCTGCCGCTGGGGCCGCCCGGCAAGGCGGCGCTGTTGCCGGCCAACATCGAGGAATTCAGCGCCGGCCTCGGCATCCCAGCCGACCAGGTGCTGCTGTTCCTGGCGCTGCGCGAGGCCGCGCACCACCGGTTGTTCGCCCACGTGCCGTGGCTGCGCGCCCACCTGCTCGGCGCGGTCGAGGGGTACGCGCGCGGCATCCGGGTCGACCGGACGCGGCTGGACGAGATGATGGGCCAGTTCGACCTGCACAACCCCGAAGCACTGCAGGAGGCGTTGTTGTCCGGCATGTTCGAGCCGCGGCAGACGCCGGAGCAGGCGGCGGCCCTGGCCCGCCTGGAGACGGCGTTGGCGCTCGTGGAGGGGTGGGTCGACGCGACTGTGGAGGCGACCGCCGGCAAGCGCCTGCCGGCCGCTGCGGCGCTGCGCGAGACGATCCGGCGGCGCCGGGCCTCGGGTGGGCCCGCCGAGCAGACCTTCGCGGCGCTGGTCGGCCTGGAGCTGCGGCCCCGGCGGCTGCGGGACGCCGCCCGGCTGTGGCACCTGCTCACCGAGCGGCACGGCATCGAGGGACGGGACGCGGTGTGGGGCCACCCCGACCTGCTGCCCACGGCGGAGGACCTGGACGACCCGGAGTCGTTCGTCGACCGGAGCCAACTCGACCTGTCCGGGCTGCTCGGCGACGCCGAGGCGGGCGACAACCCGCCCCCGAAGGAACCGCCGGCCGACGAACGCGAGCCGGACCGGTGA
- a CDS encoding enoyl-CoA hydratase/isomerase family protein, with product MTELALEHLRVDRRDSGIVLVTLDLPERRNAMSAPMTESWRRLMDELRSDRSVRCVVVTGAGTAFCSGGDTGWIGSEPDATVDQLRDRMLPFYRTWLSIRDLEVPTIAAINGPAVGAGACLALACDLRYAAEDAKIAVPFTALGLHPGMAATWLLPEVAGLAVARELLLTGRAVTGTEAVGLGLVNRVFPGEKLLDEVVGVAERVAGMAPIATRLTKVALANGGHASLEDALRWEALAQPVTLATEDLHEGLRAQREKRRPRFSGR from the coding sequence ATGACTGAACTGGCCCTGGAGCATCTGCGTGTCGACCGCCGTGACAGCGGCATCGTGCTGGTAACGCTGGATCTACCCGAGCGGCGCAACGCCATGTCCGCTCCGATGACCGAATCGTGGCGCCGGCTGATGGACGAGCTGCGCAGCGACCGGTCGGTGCGGTGCGTGGTCGTGACCGGTGCCGGCACCGCGTTCTGCTCCGGCGGCGACACCGGCTGGATCGGTTCGGAGCCCGATGCCACCGTCGACCAGCTCCGCGACCGGATGCTGCCCTTCTACCGGACGTGGCTGTCGATCCGGGATCTGGAGGTGCCGACGATCGCCGCGATCAACGGGCCGGCCGTCGGGGCCGGCGCGTGCCTGGCGCTCGCCTGCGACCTGCGCTACGCGGCTGAGGACGCGAAGATCGCGGTCCCGTTCACCGCCCTTGGCCTGCACCCGGGCATGGCCGCCACGTGGCTGCTGCCCGAGGTCGCCGGCCTGGCGGTCGCGCGCGAACTGCTGCTCACCGGCCGTGCGGTCACGGGCACGGAGGCGGTCGGCCTGGGGCTGGTCAACCGCGTCTTCCCGGGCGAGAAGCTGCTGGACGAGGTCGTGGGCGTCGCCGAGCGGGTGGCGGGCATGGCGCCGATCGCGACCCGGCTCACCAAGGTGGCGCTCGCGAACGGCGGGCATGCCTCGCTGGAGGACGCACTGCGCTGGGAGGCGCTGGCGCAGCCGGTGACGCTGGCGACGGAGGACCTGCACGAGGGCCTGCGGGCGCAGCGGGAGAAGCGGCGGCCGCGTTTCTCCGGGCGCTGA
- a CDS encoding YlbL family protein has translation MTRRTATLFVSGFLLVVLAVVAAMLPVPYVEFSPGPTFNTLGSVNGKPLIEIEGRQTYPAKGRLDLTTVGVTRSDERISLFQALRGWLDPDEAIVPRQTVYPDDASDQQIQQRNAEEMQNSQEHATVAALRELKIPVTETVVVSSVVKDAPALGKLHAGDEIVAIDGKAVRNPEEVRAAVSRHRPGETVRFRVEREGKRVDVSVPTKADPGDGERAIVGIVVGEGHDYPFEVKIQLDDVGGPSAGLMFALGIVDKLTPGELTGGQFIAGTGEIDDEGRVGPIGGIQMKIIAAQKAGATAFLVPAQNCDEALGIEPEIKLVKVETLHGAVQALEALRTGKGDVPSCAR, from the coding sequence GTGACCCGCCGTACTGCAACGCTGTTCGTCTCCGGCTTCCTGTTGGTCGTGCTCGCCGTGGTCGCGGCGATGCTCCCCGTGCCGTACGTGGAGTTCTCGCCCGGTCCGACCTTCAACACGCTCGGCTCGGTCAACGGCAAGCCGCTGATCGAGATCGAAGGCCGCCAGACGTACCCCGCCAAGGGACGTCTCGACCTCACCACAGTCGGGGTGACCCGCTCGGACGAGCGGATCAGCCTGTTCCAGGCGCTGCGCGGGTGGCTCGACCCGGACGAGGCCATCGTGCCGCGCCAGACGGTGTACCCGGACGACGCGAGCGACCAGCAGATCCAGCAGCGCAACGCCGAGGAGATGCAGAACTCACAGGAGCACGCCACGGTCGCGGCCCTACGCGAGCTGAAGATCCCGGTCACCGAGACGGTCGTGGTCAGCTCCGTGGTCAAGGACGCCCCGGCGCTCGGCAAGCTGCACGCGGGGGACGAGATCGTCGCGATCGACGGCAAGGCCGTGCGCAACCCCGAGGAGGTGCGGGCGGCGGTATCGCGGCACCGCCCGGGTGAGACGGTGCGGTTCAGGGTCGAGCGGGAGGGCAAGCGGGTCGACGTGTCGGTCCCGACCAAGGCAGACCCCGGCGACGGCGAGCGCGCGATCGTCGGCATCGTGGTGGGCGAGGGCCACGATTACCCGTTCGAGGTCAAGATCCAGCTCGATGACGTGGGTGGGCCGAGCGCCGGCCTGATGTTCGCGCTCGGCATCGTCGACAAGCTGACTCCGGGCGAGCTGACCGGCGGCCAGTTCATCGCTGGCACCGGTGAGATCGACGACGAGGGCCGGGTCGGTCCCATCGGCGGCATCCAGATGAAGATCATCGCGGCCCAGAAGGCCGGCGCGACCGCGTTCCTGGTGCCGGCGCAGAACTGCGACGAGGCCCTCGGCATCGAGCCGGAGATCAAGCTGGTGAAGGTCGAGACCCTGCATGGGGCGGTCCAGGCGCTGGAGGCCCTGCGCACGGGCAAGGGCGACGTGCCGAGCTGTGCTCGCTAG
- a CDS encoding NUDIX hydrolase encodes MRGSHGGLRAAAVRVLSTWSAPDAGQERLRVEYLAHLDRYADGVWRSCTAGHVTASAVVFDAAGERVLLTLHPKVGLWVQMGGHCEEHDASLEEAALREATEESGIRGLRLLPGPVRLDRHAVRCGPLGRCSEHLDVQYAAVAPAGATERISAESLELRWFPADALPDRTDAALRDLVAAARPLVNRVGAPRRTRP; translated from the coding sequence GTGAGGGGTTCCCATGGCGGCCTGCGCGCGGCCGCCGTCCGGGTCCTGTCCACCTGGTCTGCCCCGGACGCGGGCCAGGAGCGCCTGCGCGTCGAGTACCTGGCGCACCTGGACCGGTACGCCGACGGCGTCTGGCGGTCCTGCACGGCCGGGCACGTGACCGCGAGCGCGGTGGTGTTCGACGCGGCGGGTGAGCGCGTGCTGCTCACGTTGCACCCCAAGGTCGGCCTGTGGGTGCAGATGGGCGGGCACTGCGAGGAGCACGACGCGTCGCTGGAGGAGGCCGCCCTGCGGGAGGCGACCGAGGAGTCCGGCATCCGCGGGCTGCGGCTGCTTCCCGGCCCGGTGCGGCTGGACCGGCACGCCGTACGCTGCGGCCCGCTCGGACGCTGCAGCGAGCACCTGGACGTGCAGTACGCCGCGGTCGCCCCCGCGGGGGCGACCGAGCGGATCAGCGCCGAGTCCCTGGAGTTGCGCTGGTTCCCGGCAGACGCCCTGCCTGACCGCACCGATGCCGCCCTGCGCGACCTGGTCGCCGCCGCGCGCCCGCTGGTCAACCGGGTGGGAGCGCCACGGCGAACTCGACCGTGA
- a CDS encoding DUF5679 domain-containing protein, whose protein sequence is MAETYEGEAYCVKCKEKREFKGEVKVTESGRRMAQGTCPVCGTKLNRILGKA, encoded by the coding sequence ATGGCCGAGACGTACGAGGGCGAGGCCTACTGCGTCAAGTGCAAGGAGAAGCGTGAATTCAAGGGAGAGGTCAAGGTCACCGAGTCCGGGCGGCGCATGGCCCAAGGGACCTGCCCCGTCTGCGGCACCAAGTTGAACCGCATCCTGGGAAAGGCTTGA